A genome region from Littorina saxatilis isolate snail1 linkage group LG16, US_GU_Lsax_2.0, whole genome shotgun sequence includes the following:
- the LOC138949756 gene encoding large ribosomal subunit protein bL9m-like: MLRTALQSTRQCSQRLLTTHKDAPLLNLEHVRTTVIMEQMFPPKLARKGALPKVTQKNRVLNFVDRVHAHKTPDITCILTDFVEGVGIRGDTVTVKRRLFRGKLFPAGQAVYATDENVEKFTREKQEKGIKEEAKPLGVYGEMTVKQLAGMYLKVPMS; this comes from the exons ATGTTGCGAACGGCATTGCAGTCGACCCGTCAGTGCAGTCAACGACTGCTGACAACACATAAAGATGCACCTTTGCTAAACCTGGAGCATGTGCGA ACGACAGTGATCATGGAGCAGATGTTCCCCCCCAAGCTGGCGAGGAAAGGCGCGCTGCCCAAGGTGACGCAGAAGAACCGCGTGCTGAACTTTGTGGACAGGGTGCACGCCCACAAGACACCTGACATCACATGCATCCTCACAGACTTTGTTGAAG GCGTGGGTATCCGTGGCGACACAGTGACGGTGAAGAGACGACTGTTCCGCGGAAAACTCTTTCCTGCCGGCCAGGCTGTGTACGCAACAGACGAGAACGTGGAGAAGTTCACCAGGGAAAAGCAG GAGAAAGGAATAAAAGAAGAAGCAAAACCTCTGGGAGTGTACGGTGAAATG